One Festucalex cinctus isolate MCC-2025b chromosome 1, RoL_Fcin_1.0, whole genome shotgun sequence genomic region harbors:
- the mbd3a gene encoding methyl-CpG-binding domain protein 3a isoform X1 has protein sequence MERKSVPVRRVLAKPQTARAPANNFHMEEASQSRAAHLLLTKVQRSGHNHLIRAKPDLNTTLPVRQTASIFKQPVTKVTNHPSNKVKTDPQRAVDQPKQLFWERKLSGLSAFDIADELVKTMDLPKGLQGVGPASSDKTLLSAIASALHTSPAPVTGQLTAAVEKNPGVWLNTAQPLCKAFVVTDEDIRKQEDLVQSVRRRLEEALMADMLAHVEDAAVVQPPGTLQEDEEEEENEEKEKKKKEEEEVERVEKEEL, from the exons ATGGAACGCAAAAG TGTGCCAGTCAGGCGCGTCCTCGCAAAGCCACAGACGGCGCGTGCGCCGGCCAACAACTTTCACATGGAGGAGGCCAGCCAGTCTCGTGCCGCACATTTGCTCCTTACCAAGGTCCAGCGAAGTGGACACAACCATCTAATCAGG GCCAAGCCAGACTTGAACACAACACTGCCCGTTCGCCAGACGGCCTCCATCTTCAAGCAGCCGGTGACCAAAGTAACAAATCACCCGAGCAACAAGGTGAAAACGGACCCACAGAGGGCCGTGGACCAaccaaaacag ttgTTCTGGGAGAGGAAGCTGAGCGGGTTAAGCGCCTTTGACATCGCAGACGAGCTGGTGAAGACCATGGACCTCCCCAAAGGCCTCCAAG GCGTGGGGCCCGCCAGTTCTGACAAAACGCTGCTGTCCGCCATCGCCAGCGCCCTCCACAcaagccccgcccccgtcacgGGCCAGCTGACGGCGGCCGTGGAGAAGAACCCGGGAGTGTGGCTCAACACGGCGCAGCCTCTCTGCAAGGCGTTCGTGGTGACGGATGAAGATATTCG GAAGCAGGAGGACCTGGTGCAGAGCGTGAGGAGGCGGCTGGAGGAAGCCCTCATGGCCGACATGTTGGCTCACGTTGAGGACGCCGCTGTGGTCCAGCCACCCGGCACGCtccaagaagatgaagaagaagaagaaaatgaggagaaggagaagaagaagaaggaggaggaggaggtcgaGCGGGTGGAAAAGGAGGAGTTATAG
- the uqcr11 gene encoding cytochrome b-c1 complex subunit 10 — translation MLSKVIGQRYVSMAKSWIPTLAVWGTVGGVAVVHFTDWRLVLDYVPYISGKFKKDQ, via the exons ATGTTGAGCAAAGTGATCGGACAGAGATATGTGTCCATGGCTAAGTCGTG GATCCCAACACTGGCAGTTTGGGGCACAGTGGGTGGCGTAGCTGTGGTCCACTTCACAGATTGGCGACTCGTTTTGGACTACGTTCCCTACATCAGCGGCAAGTTCAAGAAGGACCAATAG
- the mbd3a gene encoding methyl-CpG-binding domain protein 3a isoform X2, with protein sequence MACDVPVRRVLAKPQTARAPANNFHMEEASQSRAAHLLLTKVQRSGHNHLIRAKPDLNTTLPVRQTASIFKQPVTKVTNHPSNKVKTDPQRAVDQPKQLFWERKLSGLSAFDIADELVKTMDLPKGLQGVGPASSDKTLLSAIASALHTSPAPVTGQLTAAVEKNPGVWLNTAQPLCKAFVVTDEDIRKQEDLVQSVRRRLEEALMADMLAHVEDAAVVQPPGTLQEDEEEEENEEKEKKKKEEEEVERVEKEEL encoded by the exons ATGGCGTGCGA TGTGCCAGTCAGGCGCGTCCTCGCAAAGCCACAGACGGCGCGTGCGCCGGCCAACAACTTTCACATGGAGGAGGCCAGCCAGTCTCGTGCCGCACATTTGCTCCTTACCAAGGTCCAGCGAAGTGGACACAACCATCTAATCAGG GCCAAGCCAGACTTGAACACAACACTGCCCGTTCGCCAGACGGCCTCCATCTTCAAGCAGCCGGTGACCAAAGTAACAAATCACCCGAGCAACAAGGTGAAAACGGACCCACAGAGGGCCGTGGACCAaccaaaacag ttgTTCTGGGAGAGGAAGCTGAGCGGGTTAAGCGCCTTTGACATCGCAGACGAGCTGGTGAAGACCATGGACCTCCCCAAAGGCCTCCAAG GCGTGGGGCCCGCCAGTTCTGACAAAACGCTGCTGTCCGCCATCGCCAGCGCCCTCCACAcaagccccgcccccgtcacgGGCCAGCTGACGGCGGCCGTGGAGAAGAACCCGGGAGTGTGGCTCAACACGGCGCAGCCTCTCTGCAAGGCGTTCGTGGTGACGGATGAAGATATTCG GAAGCAGGAGGACCTGGTGCAGAGCGTGAGGAGGCGGCTGGAGGAAGCCCTCATGGCCGACATGTTGGCTCACGTTGAGGACGCCGCTGTGGTCCAGCCACCCGGCACGCtccaagaagatgaagaagaagaagaaaatgaggagaaggagaagaagaagaaggaggaggaggaggtcgaGCGGGTGGAAAAGGAGGAGTTATAG